One stretch of Zingiber officinale cultivar Zhangliang chromosome 6B, Zo_v1.1, whole genome shotgun sequence DNA includes these proteins:
- the LOC121990818 gene encoding probable protein S-acyltransferase 22: protein MVFALLLLILQWAVGMLVLILCFVERRRFSAEIVSKLGSSFSLAPFIIVVAVCTLLAMVATLPVAQLFFFHILLIKKGISTYDYIIALRKQDQEQEQLAVGGQQSPQMSQVSSFTGLSSTSSFNQFHRGAWCTPPRLFLEDQLSLES from the exons aTGGTGTTTGCTCTTCTCTTG CTTATTCTGCAGTGGGCTGTTGGGATGCTTGTGCTGATACTGTGTTTTGTTGAGAGAAGGAGATTTTCTGCTGAAATTGTTTCAAAGCTGGGTAGTAGCTTTTCCTTGGCACCCTTTATCATTGTGGTG GCTGTGTGCACTTTATTAGCCATGGTTGCTACTCTTCCAGTTGCACAACTTTTCTTCTTccatattcttttaataaaaaag GGAATCAGCACCTATGATTACATTATTGCTTTGAGGAAGCAAGATCAGGAGCAGGAGCAACTTGCTGTTGGTGGGCAGCAAAGTCCGCAAATGTCCCAAGTGAGCTCTTTTACTGGACTAAGCAGCACCAGTTCTTTCAATCAATTCCATCGCGGTGCATGGTGTACTCCGCCAAGATTATTCCTTGAGGATCAg CTCTCGCTGGAAAGCTAA